DNA sequence from the Solea solea chromosome 12, fSolSol10.1, whole genome shotgun sequence genome:
GTGGAAAACCTGACATGTAAAATGAGATTAGAGATTTAAGAGGGATGTATTATCACCAGCTGACATGTCACTGTGACTCATCTTGAGAGACGTTCATTGTCCACCGACCTTGAACCTAAGAAATGATGCCACCAAGTCCACAGAGATTAGTCCTAGAGAATTACTTTTCATACATACAAGAATGTTCTTAACCTCTAATGTTGATCATGTGTTAATTTTAGGTTTTTGAAGAAACTTTTTAACAGCAATGtattttcacagaaatgtgtaaaaaagttGATATATTTGTTGAGGCATTTTAATGTTCCTCTTAATCCCCACCCCAAAACCCACCAATCCATAGATATGCAACATTCTCCACAGAgccacacataaaaacatgtaattaccacagaaagaaaataagcaCAAACGCATCCAAAGATGAGTCGAGTTTTTTAAACACGATgtcttttttgttcaatttagAAATAACAGTATACCAGCTACAGTGATATACAAggggtttatatatatatatacaaggggtgtgtatatatatatatatatatatatatatatatatatatatatatacatacatatatatatatatatatacatacatatatatatatatatatacatatatgtatatatatatatatatatatatatatatacatatatgtatatatatatatatatatatatacatatatgtatatatatatatatatatatatatatatatatatacatatatgtatatatatatatatctcctatttgtgaataaaaatgctcaaaaatgctgCTTTCATCCTTGACATAGAAACTTAAGAGTCTGGAACCTCattctttgacacatttttaaaggtatatttgtgtcatttttaccATTAATCATCAGCCATCTGCTCCACTTACACTTGGCCCTAGATTATATCAGCAAGGTAGGAATTACTGACATTAATCCCACTGGATTAGGATAGAAAGATTGGGAAGTAAATCTCACACCATTTGACAGTTCAATAAATCGACTGAGGCCATGTTTTGACTTCTTCAGTAAgtattgattgaatgtttgaACAAATCAAAGAGATTATGTAAAAGTAGTTAGTGAGGAGACTGGCAGGTTTAATCCATGCATGTTTGTCCAGCCACTGCTAAGTGATTTCACCTTTATACTGTCTTCACACCAAGCATAGATTATAGAAAACATCCACAGATATACCTTGTATTAACCACAAATgcattgtgtgtatatatacacacacacacacacacacaagtatgtAAGTCAAAGCCTTAAAAAACAATCTGATCAAAGAATAATCTGTTTTCATCTACGAACTCTGCAAGGGGCTTAGTGGTTGTTCACGGCCTCAGGGTGAACGCTGTGATTTCGTCTGTGAAAAGTATTTTAATCACCGTAGTCATAGCTCTACATCTTActataaggggggggggggatttataTCCTTCTGTCCATCAAATGTACTTAAGCCCATCTTGGCGCccatggggttttttttttaaatgaggtgtGTTCAGGTGCGTGTTGAAGCATTGTTCTCTTTGGGAGATGGAAATGACAGTAACTTGGTTTAAAGCCAGTGGCAAATTATTTATTCAAGATAATGATATGCTCTGCTTGATGCAAAGACTACATTTCTacacagacagaagaaaaataatgattaaatgATAATGTTTCCATCACAAAGGTTAATGTCATTTACATGTGTAatagatttatttctgtttctcaTGTGATCTTTGGTGTCATTTCCTACACAGGTTAAACTATCCAGTCTGAATCTGGACGACCACGCACACAAGAAAATTGTCAAACTTGTTGGGGAGAGATACTGCAAACGTACCGACATCCTCACCATCACAACCAACAGGTGAACAGGGCTTGATATCCAACAGTAAATTGTTTCCATTCAGCGGTCTTTGGCCTGCCATCTACAAATGCAAAATAGTTCATAGCTaacctttgtttcttttctctttgtttgggattaaagctgtagtgcgttacatttaaatataaaagaatgTCACACAGCTCCacgtgactgtgtgtttgtgtctatggCAAAGTCTTTGCGCTGCACAATGTGGCGTTTTTTTACCTAGTGCATTTTACTTTGACTGAGTTGGCAGAGGCACACAGCTCGGATAAAGTGAGACACTGTCATACAGCAGAACTATGGCTGAAAACATCCAGAAGCTCCCGTGAAAtatttcagaagtggattctactacTAAGGACTTGATTGAGTTGTTGTTcaaaatactaatactaaagtgaaggaaaaaaatgCTTAAATCTCTTCCCTTTTGTCTTTAACTCCTTCCCTCTTCTAGCTGCCCACTGAGAAAACAGAATTACGACTATGCCATGTACCTGCTGACTGTCCTGTATCATGAGTCTTGGGTGAGTAGGAACATTTGCTCTCCCTTTAGGTTTGTCTGCTATATCAGACTGAAtagagagggaaaaataaaccCCTCCTAAGCAATCTCCAGAATGATTAATTGAGAAAGCAGCAGTTAAGTCTAATAGTCAGGCTTTTTCATCCAGGCCTTTTTAAAGAGCCTTATTCAGCCTGTGACTTGCGTCATGACTGTGGGCTTTTCTTCAgtctctctttttgtttgccGATTTTCATCGTCTTTGAACAAGAACCCATTCATTAAAAGGCCACTTGGTCTCTGGCATTACTTGTGCTGATGACCCACTGTTCTGTTCCTTCAGTGCATTAGTGTAAAGAGTTTGTGAGATCAGGTGAATCATAAAGGCTGATGCATGTATGAGGAGTTTTCGATACAGGTGGTACATGGTTGTGTTTTAGCATTAGTCTATTATAGTGATGGTGACACTGTGTACTGCTGGCACATTACCTCTTTTACCAGGGGAATCCTCGTCCATCTTGCTCTGAGATCTGAAAAGCCAATTAGTGAGCTATCAAGAGTTGAATGGGAAAAGGGACAGCAAACAGCAGCATTGTCCGGGTTGACATTTCCTCACAGATGTGGAAGAAAACACCCTCCCTATCAGGTGTTGACCTTGATAGGCATTTGTATTAAGAAGAATAAGTGTAGAAGTCTGGTCCAGGTCATAAGCTCATGCACTCATCACATGAATTTGCAGCCAGCCACATCAACGAAAATCACTTCCCCTATTGCGCAAcctctgtgttttccttttcccGTAATGGCTTAGTCACATTAACGGAAAATCTTTCAGCTGGGAAAGGTGTCCGAGCCAGCGAGCAGAACACTGTCCACTGCCCTTTTGGACACACAATGGAAGGCACAGTGCTTGTCCAGTAGGCTTTTGAAAGTTGTGAGAGTGGCGTAGCGTTCAGGTTGTAACGGTAGCCCACAAAGAGTCCAATTGTTTGCGGTCACTGAGGTGATATTATCTCTCCACTCAGGGAGACAGACCTTCACTGCTAATTCCAGTGTGTGCTAATCCAGGCCAGCGTTGAGGCTGACTGCTCAAAGCTGCCTCTAACATCGAGGGGCATTTACCACTAGAGGCACTCAATTTTGCTTTGTGCCTTCGTGTCCATCAGTACTTGTTCCCTCACTGAAAACGTAAACGGTATTAATCAGGGAAAACTAAGTGCTAACTAGCTGGTTTTCTCCTGCTATGTTATTACTTATTCACTTACTTAAATGTGCACTGTGTCGACAGATCCTTCATCTCTGAAAGGCCCATTGCATATGGTTTTATTAGATTTTTGCTCTTTCAAAGGAAGACATTGCTCTATTCCCAGGTATCCATTGCTCCTCACTCACTATTGCCTGGACTCTTTCCAGAAGGGATGTAAGGTGGACCAGATATTTATAGCGATAATGATGGTCATTAAGCTCAAACCCCTTGAAGAGCAGTAAAGCTGTGGCTCAGTCTTTGACCTGCCTTACACTGCTGCACAATGGAGCCTGTTGTTCTACCAGGAATGAGGCGATTTCTAGACGAGCAGCAAACGGCAATACATATGGAGCATCAAAGAAAGGGCTACCCTCGTACTTGAACATATGTTGCCATACTCTGCTCTTAAGTAGAGATCGACCCTGAACCTCACACGCTTACTGTAAACATACACCTTAATGTTTAGTTGGTACAGATActtttctcagctgaatgtgaaGGTGACGTGCTGTTGTCTTTCCTTTTAGAAAATCGAAGCCTGGGAGGCTGAGAAGACCGTAGCAGACATGGAGGAGTACAGCTGGGAGGACAGCCCATCTCAAAAGAACATCATTGATTTGTTGTTGCGCCTGAAGGTGGCCGAGGGTGGAGAAGTGGAGGAAGAGCAAGAGCAGCTGCTGAAAAGCGGAGAAGTGCAGGAGTATAAGGACTCTGTCACAAGACTGAAGAATGAAGCAGCAAGCGAAAGTTCCACGCTTCAGTACAAGGAGGCTGTCAAGAAAGTATTCAATCTGTGATACAGAGTTATGTACTAATGCAACAGGGGCCTGTGACAGGATCGACTAAATCTTTTTGAATTGTATAATATACTCCCGTCTAcataacagtgacacaaacaaggTCAGTctacataattattattccaATGTACGTCAGGATTCTTCACCTTCATGAGTCTCAACTACTgtatttattcttaaaaataaatctgctgTTGTGTCAGATACAGGACATTGTTCTttcatacaaaaataaaagtgatgttTGTTATTGGGGAGTGTTCTATCTCTTGAAGTTCATGATCAAGTCCTTGATGGGTAAAGCATTTATGTAATAGAAGCCCCATTCAGTCATTTCTGAGCCCATCCCACTGTCGTCACTGTCAGGGCGAGTGATGCAAATCAGGCCGCGTAGGATGAAAGGATGCTTTCATATGCAGACTGTTGAAAAGTACTTCACCCTTCTTAAAAAGTTTTTGGTCTGTGAACTTTTAGGTCAGGAGAAACCCAATGCACTGAGATGCAGGAAGGTTAAATGCCGAAGGATACAAGGCAAAGAAAGATTCTCAAATGACAGCACATTGCAGTCTGAAAAACCTTTGTATTGTAGTTGGCGGGGGTTTTGCTAGAGACATCGGTTGAAAAAGTGCATCAGACTAAGATCAGCTAAATGTGCATGATATTGGAAGTCATCgaagtgaaacacaaacatgataaATATGATTTTGGCAAATCGTTCAAGCCATTAAATGCATGCTCTGTTCAAATATATTATCACTGCATCAGTTTACAGCAACTATTTTCATTCCTATGTGCTTAAAAGAAAGCAATGCAAGTTTTTATCTTCTTACAAGCTGAATATTTTTCTGCAAAAACTATGGTttcacaagaataaaaaaaaatgtaaaacgaGAAGAAAAATTTAGTTAGTCATATTTGTTCCTTTCAGGACGTCTCTCTGACGAGCACGTACTTTATCAGACGCATGGAGcctctttttcctctccatGACGTTCGATAGCGTCCCATCCTCTTTCTCTGGCCCCTCCAGCTCACCACCAGCAGGATAGAGCAACAGCAACTGAGCAGAATTGTGATACAAGCTGCCACTGCAACCAGTAAAATATGAGCGGCTGCGTGCCACCCAGGTCCCTCTGAAATATCCTCTCCACTGACTCCCTCATCACCTATAGTGTGGTCTTTCCCCACTGTGTCCTTTGTGTCATTAGGGTATTGCTTGCTGACCTCTGTGAGGTCCGTACTAGCTGTGGTGGTTGGAGAGCTGGTGGCGGACTGATAGGAGCTGGTGGTGTCAGGCTGGGGAGCGGTGGATGTGAAGGGCTGTGCAGTTGTCGTGGAAAATACAGGATTTGTGTCGGGATTGCTCTTGCTGAGGGAAGTGTCAGTGATGGTTGAAGATGATGTCATAAAGCTGGATGCAGGAGTatctgtggtggtggtggtggtggtggtggtggtagcagTGGTGGCTGGAGCGGTTGTTTGCATGTGGCTCCCCAGGTCTGTGAGAGGAGTAGGTGAAATGGAAGTAAAAGCAGATGTAGTTGTGGAAGGACGATTTGGGCTGTGCAGCATAGAAGCACCAGCGGTGGTGAGCGCCTCGCTCGCTGTGGTGTTCCCTTTGACGATGGGAGCAGGCGTTGGAGGCAGGGCAACAGGTGGAGGCGGGTGTAAGAAGTGGCGTTTGTCCGACGGCAGCGGCTCCGAGACGTTGGCCCGACTGAAGATGTGGGGTAACAAGCGCACGTTGGACGTAAAATACTTTCCAAACACAAGCAGGTCAGGATCCACACCTTGGACAGGAAAATGTGAaaaggtgtcttttaaaaaaaatataataataataataataaagaattgttttctacttttataaaagaaaaaaaaaatactgattgAAGTAACGACTAAAAATGATTTTTCCTATGACTATTCAAGTAAATGTAACAGTCACGTAGAATAACTTTACCAGCAAGAGCAAATACCACAAGTGTGCTTATTGTTGtaatactgaaataaataaatatacatatccatgcacacacacaaatgtattaaACCATTTGtcataaataagataaaacataaatctttcaaaaactaagaatgttatttatttggtaaataaactgaattcacctttttatacccaaatttgagcaGACTCattgggcttcttctctgagaagtcagaaccTAATCAAGTataacattcaaccacaaaaatgtatttatctgtccaggaatgcaagtaaataactataattttacatcttaatcaagaaataataatgtgctttagtATTTCTTTTGTggtatgttttgttgtttagcattaaaaatataattttggttctacatactggtgtattaaccattacacaaacataaacaattattgttataattatcaatgctgttaatttaggtggtataatacatattttacataaacgtatacacacacttgccacttttgtgtgtttgttgtagtTTAAAGGAGGGagcatttaaacatgttttggaTTTAACATGTcaaagtaacaaagtaaagtaactTATTATTCAAACTAATGTATGACTGGAGTAAAAATTCCAtattatttcctttaaaaatgCAGCAGGATCGAAATTGGCACACATTTGGAATAATCCACACAGaaaaatatacttatatatactgtgtatatatataatcccAGATTATATACCATGAATTACTAAttaaaactgccccaacatacCCTTAGTGACATTGTAGAGGACAACGTTTCCTCTGTGGCTGAGGATGCAGCTCTCCAGAGTTGGACAGTGCAGGTGGAAACAGTTGATGTTCTCTTGAGCGGCATCATAATGAAAAATGGCCAAGTTACAggagactgtgggaggagaacaGATGATCAACCTGTGATAAATGAAGGAGAAGGAAACGTGCGACGataataaattacaaaaaaaaaaaaacaagacaaacataATACTCACAGTTTCTGGTGAGGCAACAGGTGCGGCTGCATTTCAGCGCCGTCTCCTCCTGGTAATTCTTGAGGAGCTGAGCTCCTCTCCGCTGTGACTCCTCGATGTCGATGAAAATCCCCGGGAAGCGGCGGATCCAGCAGTTTTTATAATAAGCCGTGGGTGAGCACCTCGACTCAGTGTGACACACCACACTCAGAACCGTGAGCAAACCCCATGTGACGTTCATTGCGCGTAATGGAGATCAGACCATGTTAAAATGCAACGCgaacacagcagcaacatgtCTGAGGAGCTGCTGAGTCCGAGCTGACACAGACAGGTATGAACTGATGAGGAGTCAGTGCGCTTTGGTTTTTACTGGTATCAGTTATTCCTCTGCAGGTGAGTCACAGTTACGCacctggaggaggtggagccgCGCGCAACGTTTGGGTAAATGTACTAGTGACTCAGTCTGCTCTTTCGGCTCCCCAACGGCTCCTCATTTTACCACAATTCAGTCAAATGTAGCGCTGTTTTGACTTGTTTTCACTTAATATATGTACATTACATGGTTGGCCTTTAAGATCAGGCCTGAGTCTCTTTGAAATGACATAGTTCTAGGTttagttctgtgtttaaaaagaaaatgagaataaaggcaaacttttaattgttattaatctagattaatgaatttcaaatgtgagattaattagGTAATTTCTTTGACATCTATTGATAGCCCTAATCTTTGtacacagcagtgtttctcaaactttttcagaccaaggaccagttaacccataaaaaaacacccatGGACCACCTAACTCAACATAGCCTCAAAACAATATGCCAACTTCCTCCTAAAATGAACTTgttgatttgatattgaaaacaacacatgttgCAGGCAGTTTGAGACACACCGAAATTaaaacagtgacattttaaacttGCTTGTCACCTTATGGACCACTAGAGGTTGCTCACGGACCACCAGTGGTCCAGggaccacactttgagaaaggCTGATATACAGACATAGGGTGGACACAATAAATACTTATTTACtacacagcaaaaacaataaatgagtTGCGTTACGATCACACAAAATCACTATACaataaattagggtaaaaagaaaagtttgctCTTTTAAACTGAACCTCATCACATCACACTGAAGTAAAACTTGCTCCAGTTTCAGCAGGAACTAGTCTATAAATATCAATCACTTCTGTTCTCCatgggacaaaaacaaaaacagtctgttTTCAGCTCAGTCAGACACCTCAGATTGGATTTTCCCAAAACTGTAACAATCTGCCTTAATTCTTTAGATGGGATTATCAGAATAAGCCCTCTCTTCATCCTGCTTTTGGATTTGCCACATCTGTTTGTCTGCTTCTCTCCATCCTCTGAGGGTTGATCTCTCCTTTACAGTGACACATTCTCACTTTACACCCAGGAGATGATACATTCTAGTTTATATGTTATAACTTAAGATAAAACTGCTATAAAATGGTTTTAATACTCCGACACAAATCTGAAAGGATATAAGAGAATTTCATCAGATTTagctgacataaaaaaaaacataaatgctgTCAGGTTCAGTGTTTTATgaagattttaaaatgtatattttgtcttttaagAAATGAGCACAATATCTGTCTCCATGCTGAACTGCCAAGGTGACATGGACAGGAGATATGTAATGATGTCCCTTCACCACCAGATGGCAATGTTCACTTCCTTtaaacccatggttctcaaactgtggtacaagCTGCCTCTGGTGGTACTTTAGAGTGGAGCTGAGATATGTTGaccatagaaaatgaaacaaataacaaaataataataattagagtcaccttatcgctcgctccatcttaatctaatttcacatTACCAGGGTGTGTGAAGcttatgtgaggaagaggagagactTCTGTTTACACATATAgtacgttttatttatttggtacaTGGTATAAaatgtttgggaaccactgctttatGTGTATTATACTAAAATATGTGTGCATTAAAGACCCATGTGTTATATTTTCCACATTACTTTGTATTTTTACTCTAAATGTTTAAACAATACTGCTAATTCAGCTTTACAtttagcattttctttttcatctggACTTCATTTGCccactttatttgtattgttgtaAATTAATTATCGTGGTCGAACTGTCggtcacacaaaacaaacgcaaagaaaatgtcaccttaGATTGTGGCAATTTGCACTGGACATGAgcacttgttgttttttgttgtgcagtCTAATCATTAACTTATTCtttaaactgaaaacacaattaattaTTAAGTCATGACAATAGTTGTCCACAACTTACCTTTAGCTTTTGGATTTTGTTTGAGTTCTTCACCACCGCCCACAATTAGCTGGAATCGTTTGCAGCTGTGAGCAGCTCCTCTGCTTCCTTTGTGCAATGCATTGTGGGAAACGCAGGTTTTGTAGGaacactgatgtgttttaaagtgaaaaatgcTGCTCTGTACGAAGCTCCATCTTCACCACCGtgataaatattttatttgctgacAACATACACCAAATATAGATGTGTGTCTTTTTAGACATTATATCTTATACCTCAGCGACTGACCATGTATATGTAATAAAACCATGTTGAAAAGTGCagatatacatttaaaaaagttgaTGTATAACCTCAGTGATATAACTTGAGAATAATCTAAATATAGTAATGTATGACAAAATGTGAAGGCTtgttgtataaaataaaataaataaaaaaacaaacatgaatataGAATAATTTTAAGTTTAACACCAAAGCAGTTTTCAGAGAATTCAAAACTCAGCAGAGGAGTTACGTAAGAAATACTTGTATTTTCATCCGACACTTCAGGGCAAGTTACAGTCAAAGACAACTTCAGATCCAAATCTGGTTCAAGTTAGCAGAGTTATTATGTGCCTTTTGTTAAAGCCAGGTAGGTTTTTGACCAAAAACAGTAAGACAACACtagacacaaataaacaaataacattaaacatcaAAGTGACTACAATAGctcttttaaatcttttttttagccTCTTATTGTCATAGCTCAGAGGAGTTTAGAGGAGACGGAAATGGCACTGTACATAATTACTCAAATATCAAATGATTGACatcaaaaacagtcatattttATGGGTGTGCAAAGGAGGAATTCTCAATTACTTcaattacttttgtttttccccctaaTACCATTCTTATTTAAGTCACTAGGTGGCAGCCTGAGGCAGCCAAACTCCTGTGTTGCAAACAtctgcacatgcatgtgcaaTAAAAGAATCTAATTCAAAAACAAGCACTAATAAAAATGAGATGACAACACCACCAATGACAACGCTCTCATGCAGGTTTTGTTGGCCAGGTTTGGCTCCTTCGGTGTAGGGTCCACAGTGTATCGTCGACCTCTTCTGTTTCTTTCCTCGTCCGCTTATCACACAAAGCTTGTTTCAGCTTCCACAGTCTCAaatccccctctccccctctccccctctctcgctctctctcagcaGTAGTTGTGTTTCTGGGCTTGTGACAAAGCCAGAGTTTCTCTGGGCTCCTGACTGACTTGTAAGGTTTCAGCTCTAAGCTCACGGAGGAAGTAGTCCATTGTTGAGTGTTGTTGCTCACTGAGGCACTACAGTGGGTCTATGGCAGGTAGGGTCCAACTGTGTGACCGCGTCAGTCTTTCACTAGCCTGTAGATATGATGCTGTGCGCCATGCTCACTAGTGGACACTTCAAAGACGTAGGCGACGCACAGCAGGGTCTCCAGTGTGTCCCTGTTTGTCACTACCTGTGGACAAACACAAGACAGCATTCAGTcacgcaaaaaaaaagcaaagaaacacacacccTGTGTTTTCAAGGGACAAAGCACCACTTAGATACATCCTTCAAGAAACAGCTTCAAGCACAGACCGATAGCATTTAAACATTAGAATACACCACATGAAAAATAggcacctttttttaaaaaggcaccattaaaaacaaaaaactgtgtaGTTTATTGTattacactgtttttttgtttttatgtttttgtctggGACTACAGATGGAAATTAGGATTGTGCAAAATCCGGCATATATAAAGCAATTCATTATATGTTCATTAATATGCACTGTTCCATTCAAATaaacactaactaactaactaactaacagcAAACCATGTTCATGTATTCACTACTTCTATTATGAAATAAAGAGAAGTTAACTTAATGTAACGTGTGAATACATGATTGTGGGGTTGCTAGTTTTAAAATCTGCTTTTGTTGAGTTAACTGTATTATAGAGACTATCATCATATCACATTCATCTATGATGATTATAGCTTAGCATGATTATaatgaatcattaaaagtgTATTGAAATGGattattaaaaacatgacaGTCAAGCCGCAATGGTGTTTTGTTCATTAAATTCGTCTTCAGAGTGATCCTTACTTTTTCATGATCATTCTTCCTCTGAAACGATCAATAATTCTACACAAATGTCAAACATTCTCATTCACTGCATTAACATAACATGCATGTGCATAACCGCACCATATCAACAAATGTACATGTAAGCTCTTTCTGTATGTGCAGGACTAGTTTGTACCTGGTTTGACAAGTCCATgaattcactgtgtttgttgcaCGGCACTGAATACAATACTTGAATACATATTGATCCATTGTGCTCAGCCTTGCAGTGTGGAATCTGTGTGCGAGCATGTGTTGTCAACATGTGTGTGGCTGCGCGTGTTCATTgttaataagaaaataaatcaggcCATTGAGAAACCCTAATGACATGTTGCCATGTCGTCGTCAGTGTGGGCTCAATATGGTCATTGTCCCTCTGCCAGTAGGAATGCAGCCGCCAGTGGAAGGGGCACCAGTGTCTTTGAACCCTGATGTCACTGTTACTATGGTGACACACTCCACTCTTTCtatttttcctgtttgtgtttgctctCTGAGGAGCACCGGGCTCATTCAGAAAAGTCCATTTTGTACAGCGAGAAATATTGTGGAACTCAACGGTTTCCTTTCTTGTGTATCATACAACATACCTGAGGAAACCAAGAATAAAAGGACCTGCCCACACACTGAACTATGGCCCTGTGCACTTTACtacatgtgtgtgagtggcatAAATGGCTCTACATGAATGACGAAGGACAGCGTGTGTTTGAGTGAACAGTGTACTTAGTTTCCATCATAGCGTGATTCACGTGTGTTTCCCTCCATAGCTGTTactgtcctgtctaaacctataacttgatgcaactgttatatatctgctcctagtctctttcttctgtctctacctcacctccgtctttcactttctttccctTATTTTATCCTCTCACCCCAACCAGTcaaggcagatggccgcacattaTAGaatctggttctgtcagagatttcttccttttaaaaaggagtttgttttgttgtttgttttttatctccactgatgcctcatATTTGCTCATTGTATAAACTGTTTGCGtttttcttctctctataacattttaaaggtgTCTGCCTTACTATGCTCAGTGCCTTTAGATAAAAtaggttgtgatttggcgctgtACACATAAAATTGAATTTGTGTGTTTCGTCGTTGCTTCTTTATTCAGTCaaggaatgttgtggttttccTCATCAGTCTGAATCACCGTACCTCTTCTCATCCGTCTTCTTCAGTCACAGGATGTCTACACGTCATCTTCTATTTGCTACTTTCACTTTTACTACTTTTCCAGCTCCCTCAAGCATTAAGAAGTGTGCGTCACATTTCATCATCTTTGCAAATGTTCTGTTTtccttcagtttttttttcatgcacaaatagaaaatctaaataaaaataGGCTAATAGGCAGATGCACCAAATGAATCAAATAATTCTTCTTTGATCCACATCACATCTCGTACAAtctatttaattgttttttttttcttataacaGATGACCTGAATATCTTATTCAACACTAAAATCCAAACTGGACAGTACTGTAGTGGTTTTTGCATGTACCTGTAGAATAGTGAAGTTCTCCAGTACACTGTTCATCATGTACTTCTCTGGCAGGTGTTTAAGCTTGTGAATGAAGTTGATCATGTATTCACATAGTGGCGAACGATGGATCCGAAACACATAGCGACCATTCTCGAAACGTGCATACTCcgtctgaaaaaaacacaaaaaaacatagtgTGAGACCACACAGTCAAACATCTGAGGACTTAAGAACTCGAAACTGATTATTAAGTG
Encoded proteins:
- the LOC131470599 gene encoding MANSC domain-containing protein 4-like, translated to MNVTWGLLTVLSVVCHTESRCSPTAYYKNCWIRRFPGIFIDIEESQRRGAQLLKNYQEETALKCSRTCCLTRNFSCNLAIFHYDAAQENINCFHLHCPTLESCILSHRGNVVLYNVTKGVDPDLLVFGKYFTSNVRLLPHIFSRANVSEPLPSDKRHFLHPPPPVALPPTPAPIVKGNTTASEALTTAGASMLHSPNRPSTTTSAFTSISPTPLTDLGSHMQTTAPATTATTTTTTTTTTDTPASSFMTSSSTITDTSLSKSNPDTNPVFSTTTAQPFTSTAPQPDTTSSYQSATSSPTTTASTDLTEVSKQYPNDTKDTVGKDHTIGDEGVSGEDISEGPGWHAAAHILLVAVAACITILLSCCCSILLVVSWRGQRKRMGRYRTSWRGKRGSMRLIKYVLVRETS